Part of the Thermogemmatispora onikobensis genome is shown below.
CTCCCCGAAACGCGACCTGCAGCCAGGAATAAGCCCCGGCTGCAGGCCAGGAAAGAGTCGTGCCTCCTCTCTGGGGGCAGGTACCAAACTGCCGAAACGATGGCTGTGACCGCCACCGGCATCGACGCCGGTCATTGTCGGCGCGCAGCCTCTTTCAGGCTGGCTGAGTCCGCCGGCGCGAGCTAGCGCAGCGACACATCATCCACATAAACTGTGCCCTGGGCATACCAGCCATGGACATAAACCGTCACGCTGGTTGTCGAGGAGCCAGTTGTAAACGTGACCGAGAGGAGTGTATAGCTCGTACTGCTCGTCCAATTACTGGCTCCGCCATTGATGCCCAAATAGGCGTAGGGGCCGTTCACATAGGCGCTCAGCGTGTAGGTATGATTTGGCTGCACACTGATCGTCTGCGTACACTGGCCGGTTGTTGAATTGCTCGGTGCCACCTGCAAAGCGTAGGAGCCGCTATGAACAGGAGACGTCACCACGCGATCGCCGGCGTCGCAGCTCCAGGGTGAGAGCGAGCCACTTTCAAAGCCGGGATTGGCCACCAGATTGCCCCCGCTTGGCGTTGGAGTAGGATTCGTAGCCGTCGGGGTTGGGGTCCTTCCAGGGGTAGGAGTAGGCGTCGCCGGCTGAGAGGTTGGGGTTGGCGTAGGATTCGTTGTGCCGCCGCTGGTAAACTGATTAAAGAGCTTCGAGAAATCAAAAGGCTGCTGCTGGATACCGCTGCACGTTGGCGAGACATAAGCCCCATTGTTGGGACAAGACTGATCGCGGCCAGCCGACCACATTGCCAGCTCCCCCAGGCCATTCTGCCGAGCGAAACTCAGCAGCTGCTGGGCATCCTGGAGTGTAAAGACCTCGGGCGACACATCGTTTAAGCCGATCATCGGCGTCACCCCAATCATTGCCCACAGCTGGGCGCTCGACTTGTTGGGGTAAAGGCTCTTGAGCTGATTGAAGGTACTCTGAGCGGCGCTAATGGCATTTTGTCCCATCTGATTGGGAGGGACCGAGCTGCCGTAATCCATAGCCATAATATTGACCATACCCACGTTAACGCCGTTAGCGATGGCATTCTGCAGAAGATTGATGCCATCCTGTGTCAATCCCGAAGGCATCACCGGCAGCGTATACGAAACGAACAGCCCGGGGTTCGCCGCCTGCAGAGCGGCCAGGGCCTTATTGCGCCGGTCGACCGAGGCCGAGTCGGCAATGGCCGCCCCCTCGATGTCAAAATCCACGTGCGTCAACTGATAGTTGGTCACCACGGCCTGGTACTGGGCCTGCAAGCTACTGACGCTGCTGCAAGCCTGGGCCAGCTCGGTGCCATTGGCGCCGCCGAAGGAGACAATCACATCGCCGCCCAGGGCACGCAGATTGCTGATATCGCTCTGCAAGAAGCCCTGATTGACGGGCGTCGTGCCATTCCACTCGGCCTGACAGCTGCCGCCGCCGTTAATAATGAAGGCCAGCGTATAGAACTTCACTCCGATCTGCTGGGCCGTCTGCGTCAACTGAAACGTTGGGTACAGACTTGTATCCACGTAGGGAGCGAAGTAGTGGGCGGGGAAGCCGGCGGCCTGCGCTGGCCGACTCTGGCGCAGTTGCCAGCCGGCGAAGAGAGCGACGGCCAGAAAGAGCGAGAGGACAACGAAAACGATAGGACGCGGTAATCGTTGCTGCATCGTTGCTCCTTTGTTGCATCATGCATCCATCATAACGAAACCAGACGAACGAGCGAGAAGAAAGCCGCAGCCATGCGATCCAAAGAGCAGCAGGGAAGGGCGCAAGGGAGTCTTGCGCCTGACTGCTCGACCCGGGGTCAGCCGGAAGAGCGGAGGGAAGATCAGGCATCGCTCGCTCACCTCCTGCTGATTGAGTTCCTCATCGTAGCGCTGGCACAGCGTCTGTCGAGCTGCCCTCTCACCGACATCGTCTCACGGGCGAGTTGCCAGTGTATATCAGCAGTTGCGCCTTGATAACAAAGCGACAGAGAAGCATCGTGATCCCCCCTGGTGCACTCAAGACAAAAGCCTGTGCCAGGTTATCCAAAAGGCGATCTGAACGCTCAGAGGGAAGCACTCCCCTCTAAACGAGAGAGTAGTGGGGCATGGATCATATGTCAAGATGTATAGTCCACATGGAAGGGGATTATGCAATGTGCACAAAGTTTCGCGGGTTCTCTTCGGAGGTTTTGCCTGTATGCAAGGGGGGTGAGAATTCCTATACTTCAGAAATAGAAGCGCAACGATTGCGATGTACCCCTTTAGGGCCTTTGGGATGGTGAAATGGTTGAGTTGGAGGTTGGGAGGTCTGCACAGAAAAGAGAGCCCTCAGCGCCGAGAACCCTGGAAGTCTCCTCGAAGGTGAGCACGTTACCTGGAAAGGGGAGTTGTTACAGCATGTCTGTTACCTCATTTCTGCTGCTGCTAGCCTGTTTACTGATTCTTGCGAAGTGTGTCAGCTGGATCTGTCAGAAGCTCTCGCTCCCTAGCGTTTTAGGCATTTTGACCATTGGGATCATTGCCGGGCCATCGGTCCTGGGGTGGCTGCATCCGAACGAAATCCTCTCGACCTTTGCCTCGCTAGGAGTCATCATGCTCATGTTTCTGGCCGGTTTGGAAACGGACATGGAGCAGATGCGCCGAGTGCAGGGAGCGGCCTTCGTGTCAGCGACCTGTGGGGTAGTAGTGCCCCTGATTGCAGGAACGATCTTTGCCTTAGCGCTGGGGCATACGCTGCCGGTGAGCCTCTTTATTGGAACACTGTTGACAGCTACCAGTGTAAGCATTTCAGCACAGACGCTCAAGGAGATGGGGCGCCTGAACTCGCGTGAAGGCACGACCATTCTGGGGGCAGCAGTAATTGATGACGTGCTGGGGCTGATTGTCCTATCGCTGGTCTTAGCGTTCACCCTTGGGGAGAATCCAGTTTGGTCCATTCTGAAGATGGCGGCCTACTTCCCCATAGCCTATCTCCTTGGTCGCTATGGCTTTCCCTGGCTTTCCCGGCTGCTTCCGCGTATGCTCGCCCTGGAAGCGCGCCTGGGGATGGTGCTGGCGCTTGTCCTGCTCTATTCCTGGGCTGCGGAAGAGCTGGGCAGTGTTGCGGCCATCACCGGGGCCTACATTGCTGGTCTGCTTATAGCGCGCACTGAGATGCGCGAGTGGGTTCATGATGGCATATCGAAGATTGGCTATGCCCTCTTCATTCCCCTCTTCTTCATCAATATCGGTATTGATGCAAATATTGCCTCAATAAAGCAGGTATCGCCTCTGTTGGTGGGCGGTCTGTTGGTCATTGCCATTGTCAGCAAGATCGTTGGATGCGGCTCGGGGGCCTGGGCCTGCCGGTTCCCCTTTCTGGATGCTGTGCGTGTAGGAGTGGGAATGGTCTCCCGTGGAGAGGTGGCGCTGATCACTGCCTCCCTCGGGCTAGAGGCCGGGCTGTTATCTCCATCGCTCTATGCCACAGTCATTCTGATTACTCTGGTCACAACGATGATTACCCCGCCGCTCCTACGCTTGAGTTATGCGGTACGCATCCAATGGCTCTCTCAGCCACTACTGTTGGCTCGTCAATGGCTAGCGGGGGCATCTTCACCAGTGCCAGCGGTCACGGCAGAGGAGGAGGAGTAGCCTATGCTGGAATCCATGAAGTATCAGATACTTTTGGATGAAGGCTACTCGGCCATACGCCGTGGTGATCCGGAGGCGGCTCTGAATCACTTCCAGCGGGCGTGTGAAAGCCACCCTGATCGTCCCCAGGCTTACTTTGCAGTTGCTGTCGCCTCTCTTGAGCAAAATGACAGTGACCAGGCGATCGAGGCCCTGCAGAAAGCTCTGGCGGTCGATCCGACTTACGCTATCGCGCGTGCCTATCTGGGGGTTGAATACCTGAAGCGCCATCGCCTTAATGAGGCCCAGCAGGAGCTCGATCAAGCCTTAGCGGATGCGCCCCATGATCTCCTTGTTCACATCAAATACGCCGAGTATTACTTCCGTCTGGGTTTTTATCATCGCTCGGTTGAAATGCTTGAGAAAGGCCTGAAAGGACCTCATCATGCCAAAGAGCACGTTGTCCTAATGGCCAGACAGTTACTCACGCAGGCGCGGCAGAA
Proteins encoded:
- a CDS encoding carbohydrate binding domain-containing protein, which encodes MQQRLPRPIVFVVLSLFLAVALFAGWQLRQSRPAQAAGFPAHYFAPYVDTSLYPTFQLTQTAQQIGVKFYTLAFIINGGGSCQAEWNGTTPVNQGFLQSDISNLRALGGDVIVSFGGANGTELAQACSSVSSLQAQYQAVVTNYQLTHVDFDIEGAAIADSASVDRRNKALAALQAANPGLFVSYTLPVMPSGLTQDGINLLQNAIANGVNVGMVNIMAMDYGSSVPPNQMGQNAISAAQSTFNQLKSLYPNKSSAQLWAMIGVTPMIGLNDVSPEVFTLQDAQQLLSFARQNGLGELAMWSAGRDQSCPNNGAYVSPTCSGIQQQPFDFSKLFNQFTSGGTTNPTPTPTSQPATPTPTPGRTPTPTATNPTPTPSGGNLVANPGFESGSLSPWSCDAGDRVVTSPVHSGSYALQVAPSNSTTGQCTQTISVQPNHTYTLSAYVNGPYAYLGINGGASNWTSSTSYTLLSVTFTTGSSTTSVTVYVHGWYAQGTVYVDDVSLR
- a CDS encoding tetratricopeptide repeat protein — encoded protein: MLESMKYQILLDEGYSAIRRGDPEAALNHFQRACESHPDRPQAYFAVAVASLEQNDSDQAIEALQKALAVDPTYAIARAYLGVEYLKRHRLNEAQQELDQALADAPHDLLVHIKYAEYYFRLGFYHRSVEMLEKGLKGPHHAKEHVVLMARQLLTQARQKCKSIVLRDPPDPRHLLRFLAPSWRRRKRVLA
- a CDS encoding cation:proton antiporter; this translates as MSVTSFLLLLACLLILAKCVSWICQKLSLPSVLGILTIGIIAGPSVLGWLHPNEILSTFASLGVIMLMFLAGLETDMEQMRRVQGAAFVSATCGVVVPLIAGTIFALALGHTLPVSLFIGTLLTATSVSISAQTLKEMGRLNSREGTTILGAAVIDDVLGLIVLSLVLAFTLGENPVWSILKMAAYFPIAYLLGRYGFPWLSRLLPRMLALEARLGMVLALVLLYSWAAEELGSVAAITGAYIAGLLIARTEMREWVHDGISKIGYALFIPLFFINIGIDANIASIKQVSPLLVGGLLVIAIVSKIVGCGSGAWACRFPFLDAVRVGVGMVSRGEVALITASLGLEAGLLSPSLYATVILITLVTTMITPPLLRLSYAVRIQWLSQPLLLARQWLAGASSPVPAVTAEEEE